The following are from one region of the Desulfovibrio sp. TomC genome:
- a CDS encoding SpoIIE family protein phosphatase yields MSPSPDVRLSRGLAFRLAFCILTSATLIFTAAFAYYYQSSKAMILAGVRENAKNLLRGAVYRIEAPLSGIERIPRFLARGLARELPPAEDLERSLQDFLQTNPDVFGTAAAFEPGVFAGQSRFAPYYCRRGDAVVRVPLGYEDYYQLENWYLIPKELGRPVWSEPYFDEAGGDIVMTTFSVPIMRAEDDTTAVLGVVTADVSLDWLRRQVAKISLYHSGYAFLISRGGTYVSHPDNRLLMRESIFSLAEASSSPLLRAIGRRMIQGEEGFARLPDFILGKPAWLAFAPMPVTGWSMGVIVPEDELFADLRKLGREVAILGGAGFTVLLLVIAFIAATITRPLSRLAATAAQIARGNLDTPVPVASGSDEVGALSRSFEQMRLALRDYIADLTATTKAKERLESELKIARTIQMSFLPKKFPPFPEINAFSLHADLVPAWEVGGDLYDFFLIGPGRLLVLVGDVSGKGVPAALFMAVTKTLVKGIAEQESDPAEILTKVNRELCVDNESMLFVTMFLGILDFTTGQLTFSNAGHNPPARIAPDGTVSWLALPRGLFLGVMEDSVYRTATVTLAPGEKLVAFTDGVTEAMNPGLELFGADRLHDALAQAAALSPQALDEAVMQAVNAFAGEAEQADDITVLTLLYHHADEA; encoded by the coding sequence ATGTCCCCCTCCCCTGACGTGCGCCTCTCGCGCGGTCTGGCCTTCCGGCTGGCCTTTTGCATCCTGACCAGCGCCACGCTCATTTTCACGGCGGCCTTTGCCTATTACTACCAGTCCTCCAAGGCCATGATCCTGGCCGGGGTGCGCGAGAACGCCAAGAATCTGCTGCGCGGGGCGGTGTATCGCATCGAAGCCCCCCTGTCCGGCATCGAACGCATCCCGCGGTTTCTGGCCCGGGGTCTGGCCCGGGAGCTGCCCCCGGCCGAGGACCTTGAGCGGTCGCTCCAGGATTTCCTGCAAACCAACCCCGACGTCTTCGGCACGGCCGCCGCCTTTGAGCCGGGCGTTTTTGCCGGCCAGTCCCGGTTCGCTCCATACTACTGTCGCCGGGGCGACGCCGTGGTCCGGGTGCCGCTTGGCTACGAGGACTATTACCAACTCGAGAACTGGTACCTCATCCCCAAGGAACTGGGCCGCCCGGTCTGGAGCGAACCGTATTTCGACGAAGCCGGCGGCGACATCGTCATGACCACGTTTAGCGTCCCCATCATGCGGGCCGAAGACGACACCACCGCCGTTCTCGGCGTGGTCACGGCCGATGTCTCCCTGGACTGGCTGCGCCGGCAGGTGGCCAAAATCTCCCTGTACCATTCCGGCTACGCCTTCCTCATCAGCCGGGGCGGCACCTATGTCTCCCACCCCGACAACCGCCTGCTTATGCGCGAGAGCATCTTCAGTCTGGCCGAGGCGAGCAGCAGTCCGCTGTTGCGCGCCATCGGCCGCCGCATGATCCAGGGCGAAGAAGGCTTTGCCCGCCTGCCCGACTTCATCCTCGGCAAGCCCGCCTGGCTGGCTTTCGCCCCCATGCCGGTCACGGGCTGGTCCATGGGCGTTATCGTGCCCGAGGACGAACTGTTTGCCGATCTGCGCAAGCTCGGCCGCGAAGTGGCCATTCTCGGCGGAGCCGGCTTTACCGTCCTGCTCCTGGTCATCGCCTTTATCGCCGCCACCATCACCCGCCCCCTGTCGCGGCTGGCCGCCACCGCCGCCCAGATCGCCCGGGGCAACCTCGACACCCCGGTGCCGGTCGCCTCCGGTTCCGACGAAGTGGGCGCGTTGTCGCGCTCCTTTGAGCAGATGCGCCTGGCCCTGCGCGACTACATCGCCGACCTGACCGCCACCACCAAGGCCAAGGAACGGCTGGAGTCGGAACTGAAAATCGCCCGCACCATCCAGATGAGCTTTCTGCCCAAGAAATTCCCTCCGTTTCCCGAGATCAACGCCTTTTCCCTGCACGCCGACCTCGTGCCGGCCTGGGAAGTGGGCGGCGACCTGTACGACTTCTTTCTCATCGGGCCGGGCCGGCTGCTCGTGCTGGTCGGCGACGTCTCGGGCAAGGGCGTGCCGGCGGCCCTGTTTATGGCCGTGACCAAAACCCTGGTCAAAGGCATTGCCGAGCAGGAGTCCGACCCGGCCGAGATCCTCACCAAGGTCAACCGGGAACTGTGCGTGGACAACGAGTCCATGCTCTTTGTCACCATGTTCCTGGGCATCCTCGATTTCACCACCGGCCAGCTCACTTTTTCCAATGCCGGGCACAACCCCCCGGCCCGCATTGCCCCGGACGGCACGGTCTCCTGGCTGGCCCTGCCGCGCGGCCTGTTCCTCGGCGTCATGGAAGACAGCGTCTACCGCACGGCCACGGTGACCCTGGCCCCCGGCGAAAAGCTCGTGGCCTTCACCGACGGCGTCACCGAGGCCATGAACCCCGGCCTGGAACTGTTCGGCGCCGACCGGCTCCACGACGCCCTGGCCCAGGCCGCCGCCCTTTCCCCCCAGGCCCTGGACGAAGCCGTCATGCAGGCCGTGAATGCTTTCGCCGGGGAAGCCGAGCAGGCGGACGACATCACCGTTTTAACCTTGCTGTATCATCATGCCGATGAGGCATGA
- a CDS encoding ABC transporter substrate-binding protein: MLRGKWRYYHVWTILAGLFALALASAACAAEPLKKAALIPQWEPQAQFAGYYVALAKGFYTREGVDLTILRGGPGQPPSRLLRQGTAQFGTFFLTTAIEERAAGLPLVNLAQFVPHSTLLLIARKADGIQAPADLDGRRVSLWGPEFRMATQAFFRRNGLRVTTVPQGFTVDLFLRGGVAACSAMRYNEYHAIINAGLDPEELTVFSMADHGLDLPEDGLYTLEETARNDPELVRGVTRASLAGWRYAFAHPDEALDIVMSHVSAAHLPTNRMHQQWMLAQIKQAMTSEADPLGTLARERYETTAQALRRVGLITAVPEYEAFHVPLP, from the coding sequence ATGCTGCGCGGAAAATGGCGATATTATCACGTCTGGACCATCCTGGCCGGGCTGTTTGCCTTGGCCCTGGCGAGTGCTGCCTGCGCTGCCGAGCCACTGAAAAAGGCCGCACTCATTCCCCAGTGGGAACCGCAGGCCCAATTCGCCGGCTATTACGTGGCCCTGGCCAAAGGCTTTTACACCCGCGAAGGGGTGGATCTGACCATCCTGCGCGGCGGCCCGGGGCAACCGCCCTCCCGACTCCTGCGCCAGGGCACGGCCCAGTTCGGCACCTTTTTCCTGACCACGGCCATCGAGGAACGCGCCGCCGGCCTGCCGCTGGTCAATCTGGCCCAGTTCGTCCCCCATTCCACCCTGCTGCTCATCGCCAGGAAGGCCGACGGCATCCAGGCCCCGGCCGACCTCGACGGCCGCCGGGTGAGCCTTTGGGGACCGGAATTTCGCATGGCCACCCAGGCCTTTTTCCGGCGAAACGGCCTCCGCGTGACCACCGTGCCCCAGGGCTTTACCGTGGATCTCTTTCTGCGCGGCGGCGTGGCCGCCTGCTCGGCCATGCGCTACAACGAATACCACGCCATTATAAACGCCGGGCTTGATCCCGAGGAACTCACCGTGTTCTCCATGGCCGACCATGGCCTCGACCTGCCCGAGGACGGCCTGTACACCCTGGAGGAAACCGCCCGAAACGACCCGGAACTGGTCCGGGGCGTCACCCGGGCCTCCCTTGCGGGCTGGCGCTATGCCTTTGCCCATCCCGACGAGGCCCTGGACATCGTCATGAGCCATGTTTCGGCCGCCCATCTGCCCACCAACCGGATGCACCAGCAATGGATGCTGGCCCAGATCAAACAGGCCATGACCTCCGAGGCCGATCCGCTGGGAACGCTTGCCAGGGAACGCTACGAGACCACGGCCCAGGCCCTGCGCCGTGTCGGGCTGATCACCGCTGTCCCGGAATATGAGGCTTTCCATGTCCCCCTCCCCTGA
- a CDS encoding prolipoprotein diacylglyceryl transferase → MGAFLAFVLSRATGLSAFAILQAGYLVLSLVGMGLVYAFAMRELADNPARPRYRLLFLAALPVGLFGARIIPIVQDAVLAGRLTWGLVASGGLVFYGGALAMLAAIALGCRLSRLSPWPLLDAVCLYAPLGHAFGRLGCFFGGCCFGAPTQCVLGIPFPAGSPAFLQQRSQGLLPAGAVASLPVHPSQLYETLGNLLLFAALLLYSRRAAPLSPGRLTAAYLMGYAVLRFLLEYWRGDVIRGLYYGLSASQYVALAVFSTTALALFWPRKRPD, encoded by the coding sequence ATGGGCGCTTTCCTCGCCTTCGTCCTGTCCCGGGCCACGGGCCTTTCCGCCTTTGCCATTCTCCAAGCCGGCTATCTGGTTCTGTCCCTGGTCGGGATGGGGCTGGTCTATGCCTTTGCCATGCGCGAGCTGGCCGACAACCCGGCCCGGCCGCGCTATCGGCTGCTCTTCCTCGCGGCCCTGCCCGTCGGCCTGTTCGGGGCCAGGATCATCCCCATCGTCCAGGACGCCGTGCTGGCCGGCCGGCTGACCTGGGGCCTTGTCGCCTCGGGCGGACTGGTCTTTTACGGCGGCGCCCTGGCCATGCTGGCCGCCATCGCCCTTGGCTGCCGGCTCTCCCGCCTCTCGCCCTGGCCGCTGTTGGACGCCGTGTGCCTCTATGCGCCGCTTGGCCATGCCTTTGGCCGGCTGGGCTGTTTTTTCGGCGGCTGTTGTTTTGGCGCGCCGACCCAGTGCGTCCTGGGCATTCCCTTTCCGGCCGGTTCCCCGGCCTTTTTGCAGCAGCGCAGCCAGGGGCTCTTGCCAGCCGGAGCCGTGGCCTCCCTGCCGGTCCATCCCTCCCAACTCTATGAAACCCTGGGCAACCTGCTCCTTTTTGCCGCTTTGTTGCTCTATTCCAGACGCGCCGCCCCGCTGTCGCCCGGACGCCTGACCGCCGCCTATCTCATGGGCTATGCCGTATTGCGGTTTCTCCTGGAATACTGGCGCGGCGACGTGATCCGCGGCCTCTACTACGGCCTCTCCGCCTCCCAGTACGTCGCCCTGGCTGTGTTCTCGACCACGGCCCTTGCGCTCTTTTGGCCGCGAAAGCGCCCGGATTGA